Below is a genomic region from Medicago truncatula cultivar Jemalong A17 chromosome 3, MtrunA17r5.0-ANR, whole genome shotgun sequence.
TTCCAAGACAATCAGATGTCATTGTCTGAAAGAGTGGTCTCTGTGGATAAAACAGTTGGTGAGACAAAGCATCGACTCTTATATTTGGGTTTGTCGTAGCAAAGCCAATAGCCTGAGAAGAATGCTTCTGGGATTGGTACAACACTCTCCTAGCATGGTCATGATTTGCAAATGGAACAAGTGAGCAGCTTAGACCTAATAAGAATGACATATCAAGTTCACAATGTGTGTACTTCACAGAAGATTTTCCCTCTTTGCCAAACAAATACTGAACACCCCAAGCAGTCTTGAAGTCCTCTTCTTCTTCAGGACCAATCAGCTCAATCACGCCATTATCCAATAGGGACTGGAAAGATTTATGCTCAGACTTAGATCCTTTAATCTTGAGCAGATTACTAACAACCAAGAGTGGACGGAGAATCCTTCCTGCATCAGATAATATGCGCACTTCTTGTTGACACTGATCTCTTTTGATTTCCACCTAAACAAAAATGGTTAACACAAGGctcaaagaatcaaaatcaacaaaatcacaaatttatTGCAATTACTGTGGCATATTATTTTCAACCAGGGAAACAACAATACAATTGAAAGCTTACAAAGTCAACATAATTGGAAACATAACATAGGAGGAAGAAATGGGAAAAGAGCAGTATTGGAAGCTTCTAACAAAATCAACAGGAGTCACTCCACTACTCTAGTGCAAGGTCACAACTCACAAGGAGAAAGTGGGAGATGCGCATGCTCAGTATTGAGATTCTTTAATTTAGTATTTCAAGCAATTGTTTCCCTTTGATTTGTTGTTCTCTATTTCTACAAAAGGTGCTATCACAATCTTATCAAAACAATGAAGTTCCAAAactgaatatatatataaaccaaTCTTTGACACAGGAGAGGAACACATAAGTGACAGCGTTTTGCAGAGGTAGTGTACATAGAGACATGGTCTCGCTCACCCAGAAAGCAAATttcaaacaaataatattatcaTGCTAGCCATTTAATCATATGTTAGACATAAACTAAGCAGcaaaattattatattcaaCAAAAGCCAAGTTTCCAGATACTTAAAACATAACTATGCTATTTGTTAATTAATGCATCATCTGCTCTGCTCTGCGAGTTGAAATGCTTTAGGTTAAGCtattaaatatcaaattaacAGCATAAAACAACCACCTTGTTCCACTATATGGGTTCTCTCCATGACTCATATCTAAAGTAAGTGATTTAAAATATGACAAAGGTAGAATACACTGTCACATCAAAATGAGAGATTAAAAGTGAACCTGATGAGGCAACTCATTCCTCCGTCTTCTAGTTCGTAGCTCTGCCACAAATGATATGGAATCTGAACAAACTCCAACCCAGTCCCCATTTAGGAAGACTTTGTCTTTTTTCCCCAGAACAGTTGTAGTATCATCAACAAGTTCTTCCATCCCACAATCGGACAGCTGAGGAAGTATGGATTCAGTTACATCGGTACTTACTACTCCTGTGACAGCCAAATTTTTTACAAGTCCACAATTTTCACCATCTGGGGTGGAAAGAAAACAAACCTTACCCCAGTGAGAAGGATGCCTGCAACCATAAGCttctattaaaataaatgaaagcaTCTAAACTTTTATAATAAAGCAATAGTTCAAATATACAAAACAGCAGCTATGAACTTTAAACTTAAGAGAAATCAAGTATTCATTGCACTACTACCATCTGAAGCTACTAAGACAATGCCAGAGACTAGATCAATCCCTGAAAAGGTTGGGACGTTGATACTTATAAAGTTATACTCATGTTAGTGATGACTAAATAAGAGATTAATTTACAGGTTTCAACATGAGTTATGACGGCTGTTTCATTTAGAACGTACTGATTTTTACATTTACATCCCCTCAATGAAGGCGCATTACAGAAGCTGATACGGAACATGAAATGGAAGAAACAGAGATAGCCACCATAAAAACTCGGCATCTAGTCTACACAGGCAACACTATAAAGAATTGAATGTATGAACCGTGAGTTTTAATGACCAGgtaattttatttagttttagttttcttGTTGGTTGATAGCAATATTATAAGGGGCCTTCACATGTATAAGTAGTTTAGGATTATTAGTGATAACATTTTGTATGATGCTCATATTTaggataaaataattatattggcACAGACTACAGAAAGACTAAAATAGAAGTTAAAAGTAACTTACGGGTATCTAGCATCCCCGACCTTTCCTGTGTACTGAACTTGTTGCCTTGTTCTTCTTAATTCAGCCATGGTTTGTAATGGATTGGTTCGCCCAAGAGTTGCAACCACACCAGAAATCCTTTCCATCCTTTTGAAAGGATGTGTCCAAGCTCCAGTAGAAAACGCTCTTTGGAGACCATTTGTAATAATGGAAGCGTCAAGATAGTGCTCAATTTGACGAACTTCTCGTTCTCCATAAAGGTCTCTCTGCAGAGCCTTCCCCATTCGCTTCCTAGCATGTGCAAAGTGCACTTTAATCTCACGCTCCAGCAGCTCACCAGCCAACTCAAGCCTCTTGTTTCGAAAATCGTCCCTGTTATCAGTTTTTCGGCGGCCAGTATATGCTAGTAGAAGAACCTTCACCATGTAAGCTAGATACCTTGCCTTTCTTTTTAATCCTTTAACGTTCGGAAAAACATACATGTTAAAGCACTCGTCAATAGATTCTGCGGGTGGAAATTGTACACCTTTTACACGTTCCTCTAAGAAAAGAAGAGCGTTCTTTCCCCTACGAAATGCTTCACATTTATCGTCTGCCTCACGGATGGATGCAAAGAGAATGTTTTCAATTCTTCCATTTGCCTCTCCATAATCGATGAGATCAACAATTTCTTTATCTGATGTGACACCAAGAGCAAAAAACAATATCCATACAGGTATCTCTACAGACAGAAAATACACTGTGAGCAGCTTCTCTCCGTTTGTAATTCCCTCCGTCGAACCTTCCACCAATTTAACAACCATCCTATTTCTCTTCATCTGCGACTTGAAAGCAACAGCCCAGTATGGAATATTTGAAACCCAGAGCCTCTTCAGAAATATTTGCTCTTGTGCGATAAAAATCTGCAACAAAACCGATTTACAATCAGCAGCAAAGAAATGATTGCGAAGATATAATATagacaaacaaaaataagacaCATTAAATGCGCTGCACTAAAATGTAGGCTAAATGTGTTCTTAATCCCAatcaaaatgcaatttttttagttcTGTCTCTAGAtaaattttagtccctattttgaAAACATTTTACAAAAGCAGTATTTTCTATGGCATATTGTGGCGGAGACCCAAATTTCTGCAATTTTGACCACTTTGTGGCACATTTATGGCGGAAAAACCTGCAATATTGACCACCATTTACCACATCGGCAATGTCAAAATCTGCCACCAATAGGCGCCATAACTGCCATTGGATAACACTGAACAAAAAACAGGTGATTTTCGTCCCTAAAGCAAAAAAGAGACTAAAATTTACAAGTAACAAAACTCATGCAGGgactaaacataaacaattgTGAATTTTACAGGGACAAAAATCACTAAAAACATATGTAACCCTAAAACGTACAAAATCGGTAACAAACAAGACAGAAACACGtgtaaataaatcataattgtAGCTAACCTTTTCAGCACCCTTAATCAGAAAGTAGCCTCCGTGGTCAAATTCACAATCACCTTTCTCAGCTTCACTCATCCAACACAGATCAGACTTGACCATAACAGGCAGTCTCCCAATAGTTATTTCCCTCGTATCCTCCCATTTAATATCTTTATCAATGTATTCTTCTTTCCCAGTC
It encodes:
- the LOC11436034 gene encoding DNA-directed RNA polymerases IV and V subunit 2; this encodes MEHIGSSKDANNTNYTEMDIDLDDDEDQSNAEILNELGDDMVKYFCKKASVMFFDQYGLISHQINSYNQFINSGLQSAFDSFGDLTVTPGFDPSKKGADEHYRYATVKFGKVTLERPKFWCGEGNAQELKMLPRHARLQRMTYASKMKVDVHIQVYVMKKVRSDKFKTGKEEYIDKDIKWEDTREITIGRLPVMVKSDLCWMSEAEKGDCEFDHGGYFLIKGAEKIFIAQEQIFLKRLWVSNIPYWAVAFKSQMKRNRMVVKLVEGSTEGITNGEKLLTVYFLSVEIPVWILFFALGVTSDKEIVDLIDYGEANGRIENILFASIREADDKCEAFRRGKNALLFLEERVKGVQFPPAESIDECFNMYVFPNVKGLKRKARYLAYMVKVLLLAYTGRRKTDNRDDFRNKRLELAGELLEREIKVHFAHARKRMGKALQRDLYGEREVRQIEHYLDASIITNGLQRAFSTGAWTHPFKRMERISGVVATLGRTNPLQTMAELRRTRQQVQYTGKVGDARYPHPSHWGKVCFLSTPDGENCGLVKNLAVTGVVSTDVTESILPQLSDCGMEELVDDTTTVLGKKDKVFLNGDWVGVCSDSISFVAELRTRRRRNELPHQVEIKRDQCQQEVRILSDAGRILRPLLVVSNLLKIKGSKSEHKSFQSLLDNGVIELIGPEEEEDFKTAWGVQYLFGKEGKSSVKYTHCELDMSFLLGLSCSLVPFANHDHARRVLYQSQKHSSQAIGFATTNPNIRVDALSHQLFYPQRPLFQTMTSDCLGKPGYLGQSKVVPKSEFYNGQNAIVAVNVHLGYNQEDSLVMNRASLQRGMFRSEHIRSYKAEIENKESSEKRKKPEDIVNFGKIQSKIGRVDSLDDDGFPFVGANLQSGDIIIGRCADSGTDHSIKLKHTERGYVQKVVLSSNDEGKNFAVVSLRQVRSPVLGDKFSSMHGQKGVLGFLESQENFPFTKQGIVPDIVINPHAFPSRQTPGQLLEAALGKGIACVGSLRNATPFSTSSVEAITDQLHRAGFSRWGNERVYNGRTGEMVRSLIFMGPTFYQRLHHMSEDKVKFRNTGPVHPLTRQPVADRKRFGGIKFGEMERDCLIAHGASANLYERLFTLSDSSQIHICSKCKNVANVILRPVSGGRKIRGPYCRFCESADDIVVASVPYGAKLLSQELFSMGINLKFETELC